The region ACTCCCGCTTCGGCTCGACATGCTGCAGACCCATCTGCTCAACTCCCCGCTTGGCTTAGAATTTAATGTTTTATTTAAATATTCCCCAATTACCGCCTAAATCCTGCGGCCTAATCCGCAGCATAATTTAGAACAATAAAAAGGCCCAAAGGTCCTCTGCAAAACGCATGATTCCTTTGGGCTTTTCTGTTTAAATCTGCTGTCTATTCGCTGCGATCCTGCATCCGCACATCGAGACGATCGATTTCAATCCCCTTCATAGCCGGACCGAGATCCCGGGACAGTTCCGCGATTAATTGGTAATCGCGGTAATTAGCTGTTGCTTTTACGATAGCCTTGGCATATTTTTCCGGATTCTCGGACTTAAAAATACCCGATCCAACGAATACTCCATCGGCACCAAGTTCCATCATCAGTGCTGCATCGCTGGGAGTAGCAACACCGCCAGCCGCGTAATTCAATACCGGCAGCCTGCCTCTTTCCTTGATATCCAGCAGCACCTCAAACGGAGCTCCGATTTCCTTAGCATAGGTCATCACTTCATCGCGGGACATGGACACCAGCATGCGGATTTCAGACTGAACCTGACGCATATGGCGGACAGCTTCCACGATATTGCCGGTTCCTGGTTCTCCCTTAGTTCTGAGCATTGCTGCCCCTTCTCCCAGTCTGCGCGCTGCTTCGCCGAGATTGCGGCATCCGCAGACGAATGGTACACTGAACTCTGACTTATTAATGTGGTACTTATCATCTGCCGGTGTCAGCACTTCGCTCTCATCGATGCAGTCCACACCGAGCGATTCCAGAACTCTAGCTTCAACGATATGGCCTATCCGGCACTTAGCCATTACCGGGATGGAAACGGCCTTCAAAATTTCCTCGGCAATACGGGGATCAGCCATTCTGGCAACCCCGCCCGCTGCGCGAATATCCGCAGGGACCCGCTCTAAGGCCATGACTGCGACTGCTCCGGCCTGCTCAGCAATCTTAGCCT is a window of Bacillota bacterium DNA encoding:
- the pdxS gene encoding pyridoxal 5'-phosphate synthase lyase subunit PdxS codes for the protein MNGIDPNRGLQLPIGGVIMDVVNVEQAKIAEQAGAVAVMALERVPADIRAAGGVARMADPRIAEEILKAVSIPVMAKCRIGHIVEARVLESLGVDCIDESEVLTPADDKYHINKSEFSVPFVCGCRNLGEAARRLGEGAAMLRTKGEPGTGNIVEAVRHMRQVQSEIRMLVSMSRDEVMTYAKEIGAPFEVLLDIKERGRLPVLNYAAGGVATPSDAALMMELGADGVFVGSGIFKSENPEKYAKAIVKATANYRDYQLIAELSRDLGPAMKGIEIDRLDVRMQDRSE